One segment of Eriocheir sinensis breed Jianghai 21 chromosome 69, ASM2467909v1, whole genome shotgun sequence DNA contains the following:
- the LOC126988648 gene encoding protein TIS11-like — MSPGVPQDTSLLDLHSDGSSSMLRRRDSARESAIDQRAVGGHLSLSKRNSTPVGTLGLGVVGRLNSSSGSVSSSSSTSSSSGEHRRLDRCHSEPVKSGNSSRYKTELCRPFEEHGFCKYGDKCQFAHGSAELRTLSRHPKYKTELCRTFHTIGFCPYGPRCHFIHNAEERRGPTGSSPPMSSSSSSSSSPRQNLLTMGLGLETNGNGSCPTSSSDSMSPRSHTFPMGLGLDTHGANTHNSSPGPLSPRVLSMGLGLDGHGGGNQSSPVPMMGLGLGLGSTAESPSPPASLHGSPTGPSAFFDDAFTLFPGGRAARGLLEGLSAGLHGLACTTVSPPGSAPSPAAPSPGGSLPGLDTPPVSPVESLAGDLDSLSLSSSSHSTSPTPHALTHAHALEISRSLRLPIFEQLCEHD, encoded by the coding sequence GGATCCTCCAGCATGCTGCGGCGTCGGGACTCCGCGCGAGAATCAGCCATCGACCAGCGGGCAGTGGGCGGCCACCTCAGCCTCTCCAAACGGAACTCCACGCCCGTAGGAACACTGGGCTTGGGCGTGGTCGGGCGGCTCAACAGTAGCAGCGGCAGCgtcagtagcagtagcagtaccagtagtagcagtggtgagCATCGGCGTCTGGACCGCTGTCACTCCGAGCCTGTGAAGAGCGGGAACTCGTCGCGGTACAAGACGGAGCTGTGCCGGCCCTTCGAGGAACACGGTTTCTGCAAGTACGGCGACAAGTGCCAGTTCGCCCATGGTTCCGCGGAGCTCAGGACCCTCAGCCGGCACCCCAAGTACAAGACGGAGCTGTGCCGGACGTTCCACACCATCGGGTTCTGCCCCTATGGTCCGCGGTGCCACTTCATCCACAATGCCGAAGAGCGACGCGGACCAACTGGATCTTCCCCgcccatgtcctcctcctcttcctcctcctcctctcctcgccagAACCTCCTCACCATGGGGTTAGGCCTCGAGACCAACGGAAATGGGTCATGCCCAACCTCCAGTTCAGATTCCATGTCCCCCAGGTCACATACCTTCCCCATGGGGCTTGGTCTGGACACCCACGGAGCGAACACACACAATTCCAGCCCCGGGCCGCTCTCACCACGGGTCCTGTCCATGGGGTTAGGACTTGACGGCCACGGGGGAGGCAACCAGAGCAGCCCCGTGCCGATGATGGGTCTGGGGCTGGGTCTGGGTTCTACGGCGGAGAGTCCATCCCCACCGGCGTCACTCCACGGGTCACCCACGGGGCCGTCCGCATTCTTCGACGATGCCTTCACGCTGTTCCCCGGTGGTCGTGCCGCGCGGGGGCTCCTCGAGGGTCTGTCCGCGGGGCTGCATGGTCTGGCCTGTACCACCGTGTCCCCCCCCGGGTCTGCCCCCTCCCCCGCGGCCCCCTCCCCCGGTGGGTCCCTCCCCGGGCTGGATACCCCCCCAGTGAGCCCCGTGGAGAGCCTCGCCGGTGACCtggactccctctccctctcctcctcctcccactccacctcccccacgccgcacgcactcacgcacgcacacgcccTGGAGATATCCCGCTCCCTCCGCCTCCCCATCTTCGAGCAGCTCTGCGAACACGACTAA